The sequence GAGGTTGGAGTGTCGCGCACGGCTGCTTATCATCATTTTAAAAACAAGCAGGATTTGCTGTGCGCTGTAGCTGAACAAGGTTTTACGGCATGGCGTAAGCACATGGCGCTGCAGCCAGATGAATGGCAGGTTAGCGAAGACAGTATTTTTGCCTTTATTCTGCGCTATATTGATTATGCGCAAACGCAAACCGCGTATTACGATTTAATGTTCAGTGGCCATATTTGGAAGGCTTCAAGCTTAACTGAGACGCTGCAGCATGAGGCGTATATTACCTTCAAGGCTTATGTTGCTTTATGTGAATCTTGGCAAGCGGCTGGTTTGGTGTCGGAAGCCATAGATGCGAAACGCTATACGCAAGTCAGTTGGAGTAGCTTGCATGGCATGACACGTTTGTTGCTTGACGGTATATATGTTGATCAAGGCTCGATTGAGCCGATCGCTCGCGCAGCGGCGCAAATGTTTTATCACCGTTTAACTCAGGCTGATAGCTAACAGACTATTGACTGCGATAAACGAATGTATGTATTTTGCCGCTAATTTTATAGATGATTTTGCGGCTAGATCTTGTCGCTAGGTTTTAGCTAAAAACTGCCTCGATGGCTTGCGAGGGTATAGCCTGTCCATGTTGGAAGCGCCACTTGGCTTGTTGATCTTTATCGATCAGGCGCGCTCTTACCCCTTCATGAAATTCCTGTTGCTGAATAATCATGCCGGCTAATTGTAAATCTGCTGCAAGCACCTGCTGTAAGCTTTTACCTGCGGATTGTTGCAGGTGTTTGATG comes from Pseudomonadales bacterium and encodes:
- a CDS encoding TetR/AcrR family transcriptional regulator, with the translated sequence MQQGESALSMRGLALEVGVSRTAAYHHFKNKQDLLCAVAEQGFTAWRKHMALQPDEWQVSEDSIFAFILRYIDYAQTQTAYYDLMFSGHIWKASSLTETLQHEAYITFKAYVALCESWQAAGLVSEAIDAKRYTQVSWSSLHGMTRLLLDGIYVDQGSIEPIARAAAQMFYHRLTQADS